A single Vigna radiata var. radiata cultivar VC1973A chromosome 8, Vradiata_ver6, whole genome shotgun sequence DNA region contains:
- the LOC106771182 gene encoding serine/threonine-protein kinase D6PKL2-like, which produces MPPPPSIVPLTKLNSLFPPTRTPLSVSLSLTHNTANSNSIIITVVIHRIISDTMHSSAEDDSDNPATTAGSEWTFSARNHAPSSDPCWEAIERGGGTLGLGDLRFVQRVGSGDIGSVYLVELKGSNGCLFAAKVMDKKELVARNKDTRAKVEREILQAVDHPFLPTLYASLDSPRWSCLLTEFCPGGDLHVLRQRQPDKRFHHAAVRFYASEVVVALEYLHMMGIIYRDLKPENVLIRSDGHVMLTDFDLSLKGDDTTSTAQIVFDQDPPSNSCSNDHSKNQCAPAMSSCMLPNCIVPSVPCFHPKRGRSKRSSRCGSVEIVAEPIEIRSTSFVGTHEYLAPEVISGEGHGNGVDWWTLGVFIFELFYGMTPFKGVEHELTLANIVARALEFPKEPMIPGAARDLISQLLVKDSTMRLGSTMGALAIKHHPFFNGVNWALLRCATPPYIPASDKCKELVRLYNCTTNTIDFY; this is translated from the exons ATGCCCCCACCTCCTTCTATCGTTCCGTTAACAAAACTCAACTCTCTATTTCCCCCCACACGCACacctctctctgtctctctctctctcacgcACAACACAGCAAACTCCAACTCCATTATTATTACTGTTGTTATTCATAGAATCATTAGCGACACAATGCACTCCTCCGCCGAGGACGACTCCGACAACCCTGCCACCACCGCGGGCTCGGAGTGGACGTTCTCCGCCAGGAACCACGCACCGTCGTCGGACCCCTGCTGGGAAGCCATAGAGCGCGGCGGCGGGACCCTGGGACTGGGCGACCTCCGGTTTGTGCAGCGAGTGGGAAGCGGCGACATCGGAAGCGTGTACTTGGTGGAGCTGAAGGGCTCGAACGGGTGCCTGTTCGCGGCAAAGGTGATGGACAAGAAGGAACTCGTGGCCAGGAACAAAGACACGAGGGCAAAGGTTGAGAGAGAGATTCTGCAAGCGGTGGATCACCCTTTTTTGCCGACTCTTTACGCGTCGCTAGATTCCCCTCGCTGGTCTTGCCTCCTCACCGAGTTCTGCCCCGGCGGCGACCTCCACGTCCTCCGCCAGAGGCAGCCCGATAAACGCTTCCACCACGCCGCCGTTAG GTTCTACGCATCTGAGGTTGTGGTTGCGTTGGAGTACCTACACATGATGGGGATAATATACCGTGATTTGAAGCCTGAAAATGTGCTCATAAGATCCGACGGTCACGTAATGCTCACTGACTTTGACCTCTCACTGAAAGGTGACGACACAACATCAACGGCCCAGATCGTGTTCGATCAAGACCCACCCAGCAACAGCTGTTCCAACGACCATTCCAAGAACCAATGCGCTCCCGCCATGTCATCCTGCATGCTGCCAAATTGCATTGTGCCATCTGTCCCATGCTTCCACCCGAAGCGCGGTCGTAGCAAGAGGTCCTCGAGGTGTGGGTCGGTGGAGATCGTGGCGGAGCCAATAGAAATTCGATCGACGTCGTTCGTTGGGACCCATGAGTACTTGGCACCGGAAGTGATTTCCGGGGAGGGTCACGGTAACGGCGTTGATTGGTGGACACTGGGAGTATTCATTTTTGAACTGTTCTACGGGATGACACCGTTCAAAGGGGTTGAGCATGAGCTAACCCTAGCGAACATAGTGGCACGTGCCCTTGAGTTCCCTAAGGAGCCAATGATCCCAGGAGCAGCTAGGGATTTGATCTCACAACTGTTGGTGAAGGACTCAACAATGAGACTGGGTTCAACAATGGGTGCCCTAGCAATCAAGCACCACCCCTTCTTCAATGGAGTTAATTGGGCATTGTTAAGGTGTGCTACCCCTCCATACATCCCTGCATCAGACAAGTGCAAGGAATTGGTTCGACTCTATAATTGCACAACCAATACCATAGACTTCTATTaa
- the LOC106769772 gene encoding copper transport protein ATX1, whose product MSQTVVLKVDMSCQGCVGAVKRVLGKLDGVESYDIDLNEKKVVVKGNVQPDTVLQTVSKTGKKTTFWEGEAPASETSTVTAA is encoded by the exons ATGTCTCAG ACCGTTGTCCTCAAAGTTGATATGTCATGCCAAGGATGTGTTGGTGCAGTGAAGAGAGTTCTTGGAAAATTGGATG GTGTGGAATCATATGACATTGATTTGAACGAAAAGAAGGTGGTAGTGAAGGGAAATGTCCAGCCAGACACAGTTTTGCAGACCGTGTCCAAAACAGGGAAGAAGACAACCTTCTGGGAAGGTGAAGCACCAGCATCTGAAACTAGCACAGTAACTGCTGCCTAA
- the LOC106771739 gene encoding GDSL esterase/lipase At5g03610 isoform X3 has protein sequence MAKQIPTVTTLLLLFFVILREVEGAERLGEVKLFVFGDSYVDTGNLVNSISYKPPSGITFPGTPAGRFSNGCVLTDYIASFLKIKSPIPYVFRNSSNLQYGINFAHGGTGIFNTLDNEPNMTVQIDWFEKLIQQKIYTKADLESSVALVNSAGNDYATFLQRKQRRMQDIPVFTASLIQQMSINLRRIHSLGINKIAVGLLEPIGCMPMLTAISSYEKCLEPFNLISQNHSQMLLQITQELNKELGKPVFVTLDLYNSFLSVLATMQKRRSDDPTLMNPLEPCCEGVSREYYCGSVDEKGEKKYGLCEKPEFSFFWEGAHLSQNGWYGVYTILYSSLRSLIQTKL, from the exons ATGGCGAAGCAAATTCCTACAGTGACCACTCTGCTCCTTCTCTTCTTCGTCATTTTAAGAG AAGTGGAAGGAGCTGAAAGGTTAGGTGAGGTAAAACTATTTGTGTTTGGAGACTCTTATGTTGACACGGGGAATTTGGTGAACTCAATTTCGTATAAGCCTCCTAGTGGAATTACTTTCCCTGGTACACCTGCTGGAAGGTTCTCTAATGGATGTGTCCTCACAGATTACATTG cttcatttttgaaaataaaatcccCGATACCTTATGTATTTAGGAATTCCTCGAACCTACAATATGGTATAAACTTTGCTCATGGAGGAACTGGTATTTTCAACACTTTGGATAATGAACCAAACATGACTGTCCAAATTGACTGGTTTGAGAAGCTAATCCAACAAAAAATCTACACTAAAGCTGACCTTGAGTCTTCAGTTGCTCTAGTCAATTCTGCTGGAAACGACTATGCTACATTTctacaaagaaaacaaagacgCATGCAA GACATACCAGTTTTTACTGCATCACTTATCCAGCAAATGTCTATAAATCTGAGACGCATCCACAGCTTGGGAATAAATAAGATAGCAGTGGGGTTATTAGAGCCTATAGGGTGCATGCCTATGCTAACTGCGATATCTTCCTATGAGAAATGCCTTGAACCTTTCAATTTAATCTCCCAAAATCACAGTCAAATGCTTCTCCAAATTACTCAAGAACTTAACAAGGAATTGGGAAAACCAGTCTTTGTGACACTGGACCTATACAACTCTTTCCTCTCTGTACTTGCAACCATGCAGAAAAGGCGTTCTG ACGACCCAACATTGATGAATCCACTTGAACCATGTTGTGAGGGAGTGAGCAGGGAATATTACTGTGGAAGTGTGGATgagaaaggagagaagaaaTACGGTTTGTGTGAaaaaccagagttttcattCTTTTGGGAGGGAGCTCACCTTTCTCAAAATGGTTGGTACGGAGTATATACCATCTTGTATTCTTCTCTTCGCAGCCTTATTCAGACAAAACTTTGA
- the LOC106771739 gene encoding GDSL esterase/lipase At5g03610 isoform X1, whose product MQLYICMLLSLQSEHLYFAMSMAANISSMAKQIPTVTTLLLLFFVILREVEGAERLGEVKLFVFGDSYVDTGNLVNSISYKPPSGITFPGTPAGRFSNGCVLTDYIASFLKIKSPIPYVFRNSSNLQYGINFAHGGTGIFNTLDNEPNMTVQIDWFEKLIQQKIYTKADLESSVALVNSAGNDYATFLQRKQRRMQDIPVFTASLIQQMSINLRRIHSLGINKIAVGLLEPIGCMPMLTAISSYEKCLEPFNLISQNHSQMLLQITQELNKELGKPVFVTLDLYNSFLSVLATMQKRRSDDPTLMNPLEPCCEGVSREYYCGSVDEKGEKKYGLCEKPEFSFFWEGAHLSQNGWYGVYTILYSSLRSLIQTKL is encoded by the exons ATGCaactatatatatgtatgttgttATCTTTGCAGAGTGAACATTTATACTTTGCCATGTCCATGGCAGCCAACATATCATCTATGGCGAAGCAAATTCCTACAGTGACCACTCTGCTCCTTCTCTTCTTCGTCATTTTAAGAG AAGTGGAAGGAGCTGAAAGGTTAGGTGAGGTAAAACTATTTGTGTTTGGAGACTCTTATGTTGACACGGGGAATTTGGTGAACTCAATTTCGTATAAGCCTCCTAGTGGAATTACTTTCCCTGGTACACCTGCTGGAAGGTTCTCTAATGGATGTGTCCTCACAGATTACATTG cttcatttttgaaaataaaatcccCGATACCTTATGTATTTAGGAATTCCTCGAACCTACAATATGGTATAAACTTTGCTCATGGAGGAACTGGTATTTTCAACACTTTGGATAATGAACCAAACATGACTGTCCAAATTGACTGGTTTGAGAAGCTAATCCAACAAAAAATCTACACTAAAGCTGACCTTGAGTCTTCAGTTGCTCTAGTCAATTCTGCTGGAAACGACTATGCTACATTTctacaaagaaaacaaagacgCATGCAA GACATACCAGTTTTTACTGCATCACTTATCCAGCAAATGTCTATAAATCTGAGACGCATCCACAGCTTGGGAATAAATAAGATAGCAGTGGGGTTATTAGAGCCTATAGGGTGCATGCCTATGCTAACTGCGATATCTTCCTATGAGAAATGCCTTGAACCTTTCAATTTAATCTCCCAAAATCACAGTCAAATGCTTCTCCAAATTACTCAAGAACTTAACAAGGAATTGGGAAAACCAGTCTTTGTGACACTGGACCTATACAACTCTTTCCTCTCTGTACTTGCAACCATGCAGAAAAGGCGTTCTG ACGACCCAACATTGATGAATCCACTTGAACCATGTTGTGAGGGAGTGAGCAGGGAATATTACTGTGGAAGTGTGGATgagaaaggagagaagaaaTACGGTTTGTGTGAaaaaccagagttttcattCTTTTGGGAGGGAGCTCACCTTTCTCAAAATGGTTGGTACGGAGTATATACCATCTTGTATTCTTCTCTTCGCAGCCTTATTCAGACAAAACTTTGA
- the LOC106771739 gene encoding GDSL esterase/lipase At5g03610 isoform X2, whose translation MQLYICMLLSLQSEHLYFAMSMAANISSMAKQIPTVTTLLLLFFVILRVEGAERLGEVKLFVFGDSYVDTGNLVNSISYKPPSGITFPGTPAGRFSNGCVLTDYIASFLKIKSPIPYVFRNSSNLQYGINFAHGGTGIFNTLDNEPNMTVQIDWFEKLIQQKIYTKADLESSVALVNSAGNDYATFLQRKQRRMQDIPVFTASLIQQMSINLRRIHSLGINKIAVGLLEPIGCMPMLTAISSYEKCLEPFNLISQNHSQMLLQITQELNKELGKPVFVTLDLYNSFLSVLATMQKRRSDDPTLMNPLEPCCEGVSREYYCGSVDEKGEKKYGLCEKPEFSFFWEGAHLSQNGWYGVYTILYSSLRSLIQTKL comes from the exons ATGCaactatatatatgtatgttgttATCTTTGCAGAGTGAACATTTATACTTTGCCATGTCCATGGCAGCCAACATATCATCTATGGCGAAGCAAATTCCTACAGTGACCACTCTGCTCCTTCTCTTCTTCGTCATTTTAAGAG TGGAAGGAGCTGAAAGGTTAGGTGAGGTAAAACTATTTGTGTTTGGAGACTCTTATGTTGACACGGGGAATTTGGTGAACTCAATTTCGTATAAGCCTCCTAGTGGAATTACTTTCCCTGGTACACCTGCTGGAAGGTTCTCTAATGGATGTGTCCTCACAGATTACATTG cttcatttttgaaaataaaatcccCGATACCTTATGTATTTAGGAATTCCTCGAACCTACAATATGGTATAAACTTTGCTCATGGAGGAACTGGTATTTTCAACACTTTGGATAATGAACCAAACATGACTGTCCAAATTGACTGGTTTGAGAAGCTAATCCAACAAAAAATCTACACTAAAGCTGACCTTGAGTCTTCAGTTGCTCTAGTCAATTCTGCTGGAAACGACTATGCTACATTTctacaaagaaaacaaagacgCATGCAA GACATACCAGTTTTTACTGCATCACTTATCCAGCAAATGTCTATAAATCTGAGACGCATCCACAGCTTGGGAATAAATAAGATAGCAGTGGGGTTATTAGAGCCTATAGGGTGCATGCCTATGCTAACTGCGATATCTTCCTATGAGAAATGCCTTGAACCTTTCAATTTAATCTCCCAAAATCACAGTCAAATGCTTCTCCAAATTACTCAAGAACTTAACAAGGAATTGGGAAAACCAGTCTTTGTGACACTGGACCTATACAACTCTTTCCTCTCTGTACTTGCAACCATGCAGAAAAGGCGTTCTG ACGACCCAACATTGATGAATCCACTTGAACCATGTTGTGAGGGAGTGAGCAGGGAATATTACTGTGGAAGTGTGGATgagaaaggagagaagaaaTACGGTTTGTGTGAaaaaccagagttttcattCTTTTGGGAGGGAGCTCACCTTTCTCAAAATGGTTGGTACGGAGTATATACCATCTTGTATTCTTCTCTTCGCAGCCTTATTCAGACAAAACTTTGA
- the LOC106771755 gene encoding GDSL esterase/lipase At5g03610 yields MAKQIVSIISVLLFPFMIFTEVKGAKKSYGIYDTNTAKKLFVFGDSYVDTGNFVHSESYKPPNGMTFPGSPAGRFCDGRIITDYIASYLKIESPTPYALRNSSNMQYGMNFAHGGTGIFNTSIDGPNMTVQINSFEKLIQQNIYTKIDLQSSIALVNAGGNDYTNALKTGRFLDLPAFMESLVKQMSVNLNRIHSLGINKVAVGLLLPIGCLPTLNVISFRTNCIALFNLVSKDHNKKLLEAIQKLNNQTGKPVFITLDLYNSFLSTIETMQKKRAENSTLMNPLQPCCDAKNLGDSCGTVNAKGEKQYSLCENPKVSFFWDNVHPSQNGWYAVYTMLQPSLVQLT; encoded by the exons ATGGCAAAGCAAATTGTCTCCATAATCTCTGTTCTCCTTTTTCCCTTCATGATTTTCACAG AAGTGAAAGGGGCTAAGAAGTCATATGGAATATACGACACCAACACTGCAAAGAAACTGTTTGTTTTCGGGGATTCCTACGTTGACACGGGGAATTTCGTGCATTCAGAATCATACAAGCCTCCCAATGGAATGACTTTTCCTGGTAGTCCTGCAGGGAGATTCTGTGACGGTCGCATCATCACTGATTACATTG CTTCCTATCTGAAAATTGAATCCCCTACACCATATGCGTTGAGAAATTCCTCTAATATGCAGTATGGTATGAACTTTGCCCATGGAGGGACTGGTATTTTCAACACTTCCATTGATGGACCAAACATGACTGTCCAAATAAACTCATTTGAGAAACTAATCCAACAAAATATCTATACCAAAATTGATCTTCAATCCTCAATTGCTCTCGTCAATGCTGGTGGTAATGATTATACAAATGCACTAAAAACTGGGCGATTTTTA GATTTGCCAGCCTTCATGGAATCACTTGTGAAGCAAATGTCAGTAAATCTGAATCGCATTCACAGCTTGGGGATAAATAAGGTAGCAGTTGGATTATTGCTACCAATTGGGTGTTTGCCTACATTAAATGTGATATCTTTTCGTACCAATTGCATTGCCCTTTTCAACTTAGTCTCCAAAGATCACAACAAAAAGCTGCTCGAAGCCATACAAAAACTCAACAACCAAACAGGAAAACCAGTGTTCATAACACTGGACCTATACAACTCCTTCCTCTCTACAATTGAAACAATGCAGAAAAAGCGTGCTG AAAACTCAACGCTGATGAATCCATTGCAACCATGCTGTGACGCAAAGAATTTGGGAGATTCATGTGGAACTGTAAATGCCAAAGGAGAAAAGCAATATAGTTTATGTGAGAACCCaaaagtttctttcttttgggACAATGTTCACCCTTCTCAAAATGGTTGGTATGCAGTATACACAATGTTGCAACCTTCTCTTGTCCAACTTACATAG